Proteins from a genomic interval of Leifsonia shinshuensis:
- the trpB gene encoding tryptophan synthase subunit beta, whose amino-acid sequence MSLRSEHGPYFGEFGGRFVPESLVAALDELTVAWEAAKADPAFHAELDELHRSYTGRPSIITEVPRFAAAAFNGQPGGGARIILKREDLNHTGSHKINNVLGQAILTKRIGKTRVIAETGAGQHGVATATAAALFGLECTIYMGEVDTERQALNVARMRLLGAEVMAVKTGSRTLKDAINDAMRDWVTNVENTNYIFGTVAGPHPFPEMVRDLQKIIGEEAREQVLALTGRLPDAVAACVGGGSNAMGIFHAFLDDEDVRLVGFEAGGEGAETPRHAATITKGRPGVLHGARSMLLQDEDGQTIESHSISAGLDYPGVGPEHSWLASIGRAEYRPVSDAEAMEALRLLSRTEGIIPAIESAHALAGALELGKQLGPDGIVLVNLSGRGDKDMETAGRYFGLIDEGAVQS is encoded by the coding sequence ATGTCCCTTCGTTCTGAACACGGACCCTATTTCGGCGAGTTCGGCGGGCGCTTCGTGCCCGAGTCCCTCGTCGCCGCCCTCGACGAGCTCACCGTGGCGTGGGAGGCGGCGAAGGCCGACCCCGCGTTCCACGCCGAGCTGGACGAGCTGCACCGCAGCTACACCGGGCGCCCCAGCATCATCACCGAGGTGCCGCGCTTCGCCGCGGCTGCGTTCAACGGTCAACCTGGCGGCGGCGCCCGCATCATCCTCAAGCGCGAGGACCTCAACCACACCGGCTCGCACAAGATCAACAACGTGCTCGGCCAGGCCATCCTCACCAAGCGGATCGGCAAGACCCGGGTGATCGCCGAGACCGGCGCCGGCCAGCACGGCGTCGCCACCGCGACCGCCGCCGCGCTGTTCGGCCTCGAGTGCACGATCTACATGGGCGAGGTCGACACCGAGCGCCAGGCGCTCAACGTCGCTCGCATGCGCCTGCTGGGCGCCGAGGTCATGGCCGTCAAGACCGGCTCGCGCACCCTCAAGGACGCGATCAACGACGCGATGCGCGACTGGGTCACCAACGTCGAGAACACCAACTACATCTTCGGAACGGTGGCGGGCCCGCACCCGTTCCCCGAGATGGTGCGCGACCTCCAGAAGATCATCGGCGAGGAGGCCCGCGAGCAGGTGCTCGCGCTGACCGGCCGCCTGCCCGACGCCGTCGCGGCCTGCGTCGGCGGCGGCTCGAACGCGATGGGCATCTTCCACGCGTTCCTGGACGACGAGGACGTGCGCCTGGTCGGCTTCGAGGCCGGCGGCGAGGGCGCGGAGACCCCACGGCACGCCGCGACGATCACCAAGGGCCGCCCCGGCGTCCTGCACGGCGCGCGCAGCATGCTGCTGCAGGACGAGGACGGCCAGACCATCGAGTCGCACTCCATCTCCGCCGGGCTCGACTACCCGGGCGTCGGCCCCGAGCACTCCTGGCTCGCCTCGATCGGCCGCGCCGAGTACCGCCCGGTGAGCGACGCCGAGGCGATGGAGGCCCTGCGCCTCCTCAGCCGCACCGAGGGCATCATCCCGGCCATCGAGTCCGCGCACGCCCTCGCCGGCGCGCTGGAGCTCGGCAAGCAGCTCGGCCCGGACGGCATCGTGCTGGTGAACCTCAGCGGCCGCGGCGACAAGGACATGGAGACCGCCGGACGCTACTTCGGCCTGATCGACGAAGGAGCCGTGCAGTCGTGA
- the trpA gene encoding tryptophan synthase subunit alpha, which translates to MSRVADTIARRNTEAAGALIGYLPAGFPDLQTSVDAAVALAENGVDVIELGLPYSDPVMDGAVIQAATQQALSNGFRLRDGFTAVREITQRVDVPVLVMTYWNPVLQYGVDRFADDLAAAGGAGLITPDLIPDEGAAWLAASDRTGLDRVFLAAPSSTDARLRSTVEHSRGFVYAVSTMGITGARSDVDAAARTLVGRLRDVGATSTCVGLGISTAAQVAEVLEYADGAIVGSALVKALADGGVAEAGRVAAELARGTVRQGASA; encoded by the coding sequence GTGAGCCGCGTGGCAGACACCATCGCCCGCCGCAACACGGAGGCCGCCGGCGCCCTGATCGGCTACCTCCCGGCCGGCTTCCCCGACCTGCAGACCAGCGTCGACGCGGCGGTGGCCCTCGCCGAGAACGGCGTCGACGTCATCGAGCTCGGCCTGCCGTACTCCGACCCCGTCATGGACGGTGCGGTGATCCAGGCGGCGACCCAGCAGGCGCTCTCCAACGGTTTCCGCCTGCGCGACGGCTTCACGGCGGTGCGCGAGATCACCCAGCGCGTGGACGTGCCGGTGCTGGTGATGACCTACTGGAACCCGGTGCTGCAGTACGGCGTCGACCGCTTCGCGGACGACCTGGCCGCCGCGGGCGGCGCCGGCCTGATCACGCCGGACCTGATCCCCGACGAGGGCGCGGCCTGGCTGGCCGCGTCCGACCGCACCGGGCTCGACCGAGTCTTCCTCGCCGCGCCCTCCTCGACCGACGCGCGCCTGCGCTCGACCGTCGAGCACAGCCGCGGCTTCGTGTACGCCGTCTCCACGATGGGCATCACCGGAGCACGCAGCGATGTCGACGCGGCTGCCCGCACGCTCGTCGGCCGCCTGCGCGACGTCGGCGCCACGAGCACCTGCGTCGGCCTCGGCATCTCCACCGCGGCGCAGGTCGCCGAGGTGCTCGAGTACGCCGACGGCGCGATCGTGGGCTCGGCCCTCGTGAAGGCGCTGGCCGACGGGGGAGTCGCGGAGGCCGGCCGCGTGGCGGCCGAGCTCGCGCGCGGCACGGTGCGCCAGGGCGCGAGCGCGTAA
- the lgt gene encoding prolipoprotein diacylglyceryl transferase, with product MSSWFASIPSPGPEWQQIPIDIFGLHWRIQTYAIMILIGIVVAALWTSRRLTKRGAEPGVILDIMLWAVVLGIIGARLYHVFTHPSDYFYPGANLLNVFAIWEGGNAIFGSLIGGAVGIWIACRISGLRFWSVADALAPALLLAQAIGRLGNYFNQELFGLPTNLPWGLQIDAGNKAIPVGLPADTLFQPLFLYEIIWNVIGVVVIVFLERKFRLQWGKTLAVYLIWYGLGRSYLESIRIDPSEFSFLGIPSNVWAAFLAVVLGIVIFIVQSRRHPGLEPSVYRPGREWVRPDAEVDSDDTDSDDEDFVDGDGEPTASAGAKATSPSRG from the coding sequence ATGAGCAGCTGGTTCGCCAGCATCCCGAGCCCGGGACCCGAGTGGCAGCAGATCCCGATCGACATCTTCGGGCTGCACTGGCGCATCCAGACCTACGCCATCATGATCCTGATTGGCATCGTGGTCGCCGCGCTCTGGACCTCCCGACGCCTCACCAAGCGCGGAGCCGAGCCGGGCGTCATCCTCGACATCATGCTCTGGGCGGTCGTCCTCGGCATCATCGGCGCGCGGCTCTACCACGTGTTCACGCACCCGTCCGACTACTTCTACCCCGGCGCGAACCTGCTCAACGTGTTCGCGATCTGGGAGGGCGGCAACGCCATCTTCGGCTCGCTCATCGGCGGCGCCGTCGGCATCTGGATCGCCTGCCGCATCAGCGGCCTGCGGTTCTGGAGCGTCGCGGACGCCCTCGCGCCCGCCCTGCTGCTCGCCCAGGCGATCGGCCGGCTCGGCAACTACTTCAACCAGGAGCTGTTCGGCCTGCCGACCAACCTGCCGTGGGGCCTGCAGATCGACGCGGGCAACAAGGCCATCCCGGTCGGACTGCCCGCCGACACGCTGTTCCAGCCGCTGTTCCTCTACGAGATCATCTGGAACGTCATCGGCGTCGTCGTCATCGTCTTCCTGGAGCGCAAGTTCCGTCTGCAGTGGGGCAAGACGCTGGCCGTCTACCTGATCTGGTACGGCCTCGGCCGCTCCTACCTGGAGTCGATCCGCATCGACCCGAGCGAGTTCTCGTTCCTCGGCATCCCGAGCAACGTCTGGGCCGCGTTCCTCGCCGTCGTGCTGGGCATCGTGATCTTCATCGTGCAGTCCCGGCGCCACCCCGGCCTCGAGCCCAGCGTCTACCGACCGGGCCGTGAATGGGTTCGCCCCGATGCTGAGGTAGACTCTGACGACACGGACTCGGACGACGAGGACTTCGTCGATGGCGACGGGGAGCCCACCGCGTCCGCCGGAGCCAAGGCCACAAGCCCGTCGCGCGGATGA
- the gltB gene encoding glutamate synthase large subunit, with translation MAVTPPHSRFSTVPGKQGLYDPAAEKDACGLAMVATLRGTAGHDIIDAALEALRHLEHRGAVGSDAGTGDGAGIITQIPDAFLRAVAGLDLPGAGRYAVGNAFLPTDAAARESVKTAVEAIAAEHDLTVLGWRPVPVRPEELGTLARDAMPVIEQLFVSSTRTDERGEPVAGIALDRLTFFLRKRAERELDLYFSSLSSRTLVYKGMVTTLQLEPFYPDLSDQRFASKLALVHSRYSTNTFPSWPLAQPFRLIAHNGEINTVSGNRNWMRARQSQLESELLGDLSPVLPIVTPGASDSASFDEVVELISLTGRSLPHAVMMMVPEAWENQTEIDPVRRDFYEYHSMLMEPWDGPAAIVFTDGSLVGATLDRNGLRPGRYVVTNDGLVVLASEVGVLDIEPSRVVRKGRLRPGRMFLVDTVAGRLIEDDEIKSELAASAPYGEWLAEGRINLKDLPEREHIVHTPASVTRRQRTFGYTEEEVRVLLKPMATTGAEPLGAMGSDTPVAVLSERPRLLFDYFTQQFAQVTNPPLDSIREEVVTSLALGLGPERNLLTAGPEHARQVVLDFPVIDNDELAKIQHIDPRPGSRLTTTLRGLYRSDAGPDAMQARLAELCDEVDEAIEAGAHFIVLSDRDSTKDLAPIPSLLMLAAVHHHLIRTENRMKCGLIVEAGDVREVHHVALLIGYGASAINPYLAMETCEELVRSGMITGVTPEKAVKNVIKALGKGVLKIMSKMGISTVSSYAGAQAFEAVGLSQEFVDQYFTGTTSKLGGVGIDVIAAENLARHTAAYPPEGAILAHERLQTGGEYQWRRDGSPHLFNPETVFRLQHSTRTRRYDVFREYTKLVDDQAESLMTLRGMFTLRTGERPAVPIDEVEPVESIVKRFSTGAMSYGSISKEAHETLAIAMNRLGAKSNTGEGGEDLDRLLDPERRSAIKQVASGRFGVTSMYLTHADDIQIKLAQGAKPGEGGQLPPTKVYPWVARTRHATAGVGLISPPPHHDIYSIEDLKQLIFDLKRANPQARVHVKLVSESGIGAVAAGTAKALADVILVSGHDGGTGASPVNSLKHAGTPWELGLAETQQTLMLNGMRERVVVQVDGQLKTGRDVIVGALLGAEEFGFATAPLVVSGCVMMRVCHLDTCPVGVATQNPELRSRFSGKPEFVVNFFEFIAQEVREYLAELGFRSLDEAIGHAELLDADRAIEHWKASGMDLTPILRGPEFPEDAPRKNGRQQDHELDAHFDNQLIQAAHDVLASAHPGSEGASLALSLPIRNTERAVGTMLGHEVTARHGENGLPTGTIDITLTGSAGQSLGAFLPAGITLRLEGDSNDYVGKGLSGGQIVVRPPQGSVFPAERNVIAGNVIGYGATQGSMFIRGIVGERFLVRNSGATAVVEGVGDHALEYMTGGLAVILGGTGRNLGAGMSGGTAYVYDLKRERVNREALATGELELLPLGSADIEIVRDLLEKHRAETGSALAERMLADLDATVAKFVKVLPRDYAAVLQMRQEAVDEGLDPDGDVVWNRILEVTGG, from the coding sequence ATGGCGGTCACGCCTCCCCATTCCCGGTTCAGCACGGTTCCCGGAAAGCAGGGTCTCTACGACCCCGCCGCCGAGAAGGACGCCTGCGGCCTCGCCATGGTCGCGACGCTCCGCGGGACAGCCGGTCACGACATCATCGACGCCGCGCTCGAAGCGCTGCGCCACCTGGAGCACCGCGGCGCGGTCGGCTCCGACGCCGGCACCGGCGACGGCGCGGGCATCATCACGCAGATCCCCGACGCCTTCCTGCGGGCGGTCGCCGGGCTCGACCTGCCCGGCGCCGGCCGCTACGCGGTGGGCAACGCGTTCCTGCCGACCGACGCCGCCGCACGCGAGAGCGTGAAGACGGCCGTCGAGGCGATCGCCGCCGAGCACGACCTCACCGTGCTGGGCTGGCGTCCGGTCCCGGTCCGCCCGGAGGAGCTCGGCACGCTGGCCCGCGACGCCATGCCGGTCATCGAGCAGCTCTTCGTCTCGAGCACCCGCACCGACGAGCGCGGGGAGCCGGTCGCCGGCATCGCGCTCGACCGCCTGACCTTCTTCCTGCGCAAGCGCGCCGAGCGCGAGCTCGACCTGTACTTCTCGTCGCTGTCCAGCCGCACGCTGGTCTACAAGGGCATGGTCACGACGCTCCAGCTGGAGCCGTTCTACCCGGACCTCTCCGACCAGCGCTTCGCGTCCAAGCTCGCCCTGGTGCACTCGCGCTACTCGACCAACACGTTCCCGTCCTGGCCGCTCGCGCAGCCGTTCCGGCTGATCGCGCACAACGGCGAGATCAACACGGTCTCGGGCAACCGCAACTGGATGCGCGCCCGGCAGTCCCAGCTGGAGAGCGAGCTGCTCGGCGACCTGTCGCCCGTGCTGCCGATCGTCACGCCCGGCGCCTCCGACTCGGCGTCGTTCGACGAGGTCGTGGAGCTCATCTCGCTCACCGGCCGCTCGCTGCCGCACGCGGTCATGATGATGGTGCCGGAGGCCTGGGAGAACCAGACCGAGATCGACCCGGTCCGTCGCGACTTCTACGAGTACCACTCGATGCTCATGGAGCCGTGGGACGGCCCGGCGGCGATCGTGTTCACCGACGGCTCGCTCGTCGGCGCGACGCTCGACCGCAACGGCCTGCGCCCCGGCCGCTACGTCGTCACCAACGACGGGCTGGTCGTGCTGGCCTCCGAGGTCGGCGTGCTGGACATCGAGCCGAGCCGCGTCGTGCGCAAGGGCCGCCTGCGCCCCGGCCGGATGTTCCTGGTCGACACCGTGGCCGGCCGCCTGATCGAGGACGACGAGATCAAGTCGGAGCTCGCCGCGAGCGCGCCGTACGGCGAGTGGCTCGCCGAGGGCCGGATCAACCTCAAGGACCTCCCGGAGCGCGAGCACATCGTGCACACCCCGGCCTCCGTCACCCGCCGTCAGCGCACCTTCGGCTACACCGAGGAGGAAGTGCGCGTCCTGCTGAAGCCCATGGCGACGACGGGCGCGGAGCCGCTCGGCGCGATGGGCTCGGACACCCCGGTCGCGGTGCTCTCCGAACGACCCCGGCTGCTGTTCGACTACTTCACCCAACAGTTCGCGCAGGTCACCAACCCGCCGCTCGACTCCATCCGCGAGGAGGTCGTCACCTCCCTCGCGCTCGGCCTCGGCCCGGAGCGCAACCTGCTCACGGCCGGCCCCGAGCACGCGCGCCAGGTCGTCCTCGACTTCCCGGTGATCGACAACGACGAGCTGGCCAAGATCCAGCACATCGACCCGCGCCCGGGCAGCCGGCTCACCACGACGCTGCGCGGCCTGTACCGGTCCGACGCCGGGCCGGACGCCATGCAGGCGCGCCTCGCCGAGCTGTGCGACGAGGTGGACGAGGCCATCGAGGCCGGCGCCCACTTCATCGTGCTGAGCGACCGCGACTCCACCAAGGACCTCGCGCCCATCCCGTCGCTGCTCATGCTCGCGGCCGTGCACCACCACCTGATCCGCACCGAGAACCGCATGAAGTGCGGTCTCATCGTGGAGGCGGGCGACGTCCGCGAGGTGCACCACGTCGCGCTGCTGATCGGCTACGGCGCCTCGGCGATCAACCCGTACCTGGCGATGGAGACCTGCGAGGAGCTCGTCCGCAGCGGGATGATCACGGGCGTCACGCCGGAGAAGGCCGTCAAGAACGTGATCAAGGCGCTCGGCAAGGGCGTCCTGAAGATCATGTCCAAGATGGGCATCTCGACTGTGTCGTCCTACGCGGGCGCCCAGGCGTTCGAGGCGGTCGGCCTCAGCCAGGAGTTCGTGGACCAGTACTTCACCGGGACGACGAGCAAGCTCGGCGGCGTCGGCATCGACGTCATCGCAGCGGAGAACCTGGCGCGCCACACCGCGGCCTACCCGCCCGAGGGCGCGATCCTCGCGCACGAGCGGCTGCAGACCGGCGGCGAGTACCAGTGGCGCCGCGACGGCTCGCCGCACCTCTTCAACCCGGAGACGGTGTTCCGCCTGCAGCACTCCACGCGCACCCGGCGGTACGACGTCTTCCGCGAGTACACCAAGCTCGTGGACGACCAGGCCGAGTCGCTGATGACGCTGCGCGGCATGTTCACGCTGCGCACCGGCGAGCGTCCCGCGGTCCCGATCGACGAGGTCGAGCCCGTCGAGTCGATCGTCAAGCGCTTCTCCACCGGGGCGATGAGCTACGGCTCCATCTCCAAGGAGGCGCACGAGACCCTCGCCATCGCCATGAACCGGCTCGGCGCCAAGTCGAACACCGGCGAGGGCGGAGAGGACCTGGACCGCCTGCTCGACCCGGAGCGCCGCAGCGCGATCAAGCAGGTCGCGTCCGGCCGGTTCGGCGTCACGTCGATGTACCTGACCCACGCGGACGACATCCAGATCAAGCTCGCCCAGGGCGCCAAGCCCGGCGAGGGCGGTCAGCTGCCGCCGACCAAGGTCTACCCGTGGGTGGCGCGCACCCGGCACGCGACCGCGGGCGTCGGGCTCATCTCGCCGCCCCCGCACCACGACATCTACTCGATCGAGGACCTCAAGCAGCTCATCTTCGACCTGAAGCGCGCGAACCCGCAGGCCCGCGTTCACGTCAAGCTGGTGAGCGAGTCCGGCATCGGCGCGGTCGCCGCGGGCACCGCGAAGGCGCTGGCCGACGTCATCCTGGTCTCCGGCCACGACGGCGGAACCGGCGCGTCCCCGGTCAACTCGCTCAAGCACGCGGGAACGCCGTGGGAGCTGGGGCTCGCCGAGACGCAGCAGACCCTCATGCTCAACGGCATGCGCGAGCGCGTCGTCGTGCAGGTGGACGGTCAGCTGAAGACCGGCCGCGACGTCATCGTCGGCGCCCTGCTCGGCGCCGAGGAGTTCGGCTTCGCCACCGCGCCCCTGGTGGTGTCCGGCTGCGTCATGATGCGCGTCTGCCACCTGGACACCTGCCCGGTCGGCGTCGCCACCCAGAACCCGGAGCTGCGCTCGCGGTTCTCCGGCAAGCCGGAGTTCGTGGTCAACTTCTTCGAGTTCATCGCGCAGGAGGTGCGGGAGTACCTGGCCGAGCTCGGGTTCCGCAGCCTGGACGAGGCGATCGGCCACGCCGAGCTCCTCGACGCCGACCGCGCGATCGAGCACTGGAAGGCGTCGGGCATGGACCTCACGCCGATCCTGCGCGGGCCGGAGTTCCCGGAGGACGCGCCGCGCAAGAACGGCCGTCAGCAGGACCACGAGCTGGACGCGCACTTCGACAACCAGCTCATCCAGGCCGCGCACGACGTGCTCGCCTCCGCCCACCCCGGCTCGGAGGGCGCGTCGCTGGCGCTGTCGCTGCCGATCCGCAACACGGAGCGCGCCGTCGGCACCATGCTCGGTCACGAGGTCACGGCCCGTCACGGCGAGAACGGCCTGCCGACCGGCACGATCGACATCACGCTGACCGGCTCGGCCGGCCAGTCGCTGGGCGCGTTCCTCCCTGCGGGCATCACGCTGCGGTTGGAGGGCGACTCCAACGACTACGTCGGCAAGGGCCTCTCCGGCGGCCAGATCGTCGTCCGCCCGCCGCAGGGCAGCGTCTTCCCGGCCGAGCGCAACGTGATCGCGGGCAACGTGATCGGCTACGGCGCGACGCAGGGCAGCATGTTCATCCGCGGCATCGTGGGCGAGCGCTTCCTGGTGCGCAACTCGGGCGCGACCGCGGTCGTCGAGGGCGTGGGCGACCACGCGCTGGAGTACATGACGGGAGGCCTCGCGGTCATCCTGGGCGGCACCGGCCGCAACCTGGGCGCCGGCATGTCCGGCGGCACGGCGTACGTGTACGACCTCAAGCGCGAGCGGGTCAACCGCGAGGCGCTCGCGACCGGCGAACTGGAGCTGCTGCCGCTCGGCAGCGCCGACATCGAGATCGTCCGCGACCTGCTCGAGAAGCACCGCGCGGAGACCGGCTCGGCCCTCGCCGAGCGGATGCTGGCCGACCTGGACGCCACGGTCGCGAAGTTCGTCAAGGTGCTGCCGCGCGACTACGCGGCGGTGCTGCAGATGCGTCAGGAGGCCGTCGACGAGGGGCTCGACCCCGACGGCGATGTTGTGTGGAATCGGATCTTGGAGGTGACCGGCGGATGA
- a CDS encoding glutamate synthase small subunit has protein sequence MADPKGFLKTTERELPKRRPVSVRLMDWKEVYEAGDPAQLRRQAGRCMDCGIPFCHQGCPLGNLIPEWNDLMWRGEGRQAIERLHATNNFPEFTGRLCPAPCESSCVLGINQPAVTIKQVEVSIIDQAWQNGWVQPHPPERLTGKTVAVVGSGPAGLAAAQQLTRAGHTVAVYERDDRIGGLLRYGIPDFKMEKKHLEARLNQMMAEGTRFRAGVNIGVDIAWDDLRARYDAVVVATGAMVPRDLPIPGRDLAGVHFAMEYLVQQNKAGAGDQVADQITADGKHVIVLGGGDTGADCIGTAHRQGAASVTNLAIGKQPPAERPAHQPWPVTPTLFEVQSAHEEGGVREYLASTVEFLANEFGEVRALRVAETEYLDGRRVPKAGTEREIPADLVLLALGFTGPEQEDLGAQLGLPFDDRGNVARDGDYQTSEAGVFVAGDAGRGQSLIVWAIAEGRAAAAAVDRYLEGETELPSPVRPTDRGILV, from the coding sequence GTGGCTGACCCGAAGGGTTTTCTGAAGACGACGGAGCGCGAGCTCCCCAAGCGGCGGCCGGTCTCGGTCCGGCTCATGGACTGGAAAGAGGTCTACGAGGCGGGCGACCCGGCGCAGCTGCGCCGGCAGGCCGGGCGCTGCATGGACTGCGGCATCCCGTTCTGCCACCAGGGCTGCCCGCTCGGCAACCTCATCCCGGAGTGGAACGACCTGATGTGGCGCGGGGAGGGCCGCCAGGCCATCGAGCGCCTGCACGCGACCAACAACTTCCCGGAGTTCACCGGCCGGCTCTGCCCGGCGCCCTGCGAGTCGTCGTGCGTGCTCGGCATCAACCAGCCCGCTGTGACGATCAAGCAGGTCGAGGTGTCGATCATCGACCAGGCCTGGCAGAACGGCTGGGTGCAGCCGCACCCGCCGGAGCGCCTCACCGGCAAGACCGTCGCCGTCGTCGGCTCCGGCCCCGCCGGCCTCGCCGCGGCCCAGCAGCTCACCCGCGCCGGCCACACCGTCGCCGTCTACGAGCGCGACGACCGGATCGGCGGCCTGCTGCGCTACGGCATCCCGGACTTCAAGATGGAGAAGAAGCACCTCGAGGCGCGGCTGAACCAGATGATGGCCGAGGGCACCCGGTTCCGCGCCGGGGTGAACATCGGCGTGGACATCGCCTGGGACGACCTGCGCGCGCGCTACGACGCGGTCGTGGTCGCCACCGGCGCGATGGTCCCGCGCGACCTCCCGATCCCGGGCCGCGACCTGGCCGGCGTGCACTTCGCGATGGAGTACCTCGTCCAGCAGAACAAGGCCGGCGCGGGCGACCAGGTCGCCGACCAGATCACCGCGGACGGCAAGCACGTCATCGTGCTCGGCGGCGGCGACACCGGCGCCGACTGCATCGGCACCGCGCACCGCCAGGGCGCGGCGAGCGTCACCAACCTCGCGATCGGCAAGCAGCCGCCGGCGGAGCGCCCCGCGCACCAGCCGTGGCCGGTGACCCCGACCCTGTTCGAGGTCCAGAGCGCCCACGAGGAGGGCGGTGTGCGCGAGTACCTCGCCTCCACCGTCGAGTTCCTCGCCAACGAGTTCGGCGAGGTGCGGGCCCTCCGCGTCGCGGAGACCGAGTACCTCGACGGCCGGCGCGTGCCGAAGGCCGGAACCGAGCGCGAGATCCCCGCGGACCTCGTGCTGCTGGCGCTCGGCTTCACCGGTCCGGAGCAGGAGGACCTGGGCGCCCAGCTCGGCCTCCCGTTCGACGACCGGGGTAACGTGGCCCGCGACGGCGACTACCAGACCAGCGAGGCCGGCGTGTTCGTCGCCGGCGACGCCGGCCGCGGGCAGTCGCTCATCGTCTGGGCCATCGCAGAGGGCCGGGCAGCGGCAGCCGCCGTCGACCGGTATCTTGAAGGGGAGACGGAGTTGCCGTCCCCGGTCCGCCCCACCGACCGGGGCATCCTCGTCTGA